A genomic stretch from Streptomyces fungicidicus includes:
- a CDS encoding phytoene desaturase family protein, with protein MTAPRPTGAYDAVIVGGGHNGLVAAAYLARAGRSVLVLERLDHTGGAAVSTRPFTGVDARLSRYSYLVSLLPRKIVDDLGLDVRLRTRDISSYTPAERDGRPTGLLVGGGERRTREAFARLTGSDDEYRAWQRFYDMTGRVARGVFPTLTEPLPTRDELRRAVGDEEAWRTLFEEPLGVAVEERFTDDLVRGVVLTDALIGTFADAHDPTLRQNRCFLYHVIGGGTGAWDVPVGGMGALTDALAGAARAAGAVVATGHEAVRVKTDGRTAEVTHRSAGGEGVAAARHVLVNASPRELARLTGDTPPPPAEGAQLKVNMLLERLPRLRDTSVDPREAFAGTFHISEGYGQLAAAYDRAAAGELPSAPPSEIYCHSLTDPTILGPDLAARGYQTLTLFGLHTPARLFERDNDAVREELLKSTLAQLDAHLAEPLADCLATDADGRPCLEARSPLDLERDLGLPGGNIFHRELSWPYAQEGTGRWGVETRHANVLLCGAGAVRGGGVSGVPGHNAAMAVLEAGEG; from the coding sequence ATGACCGCACCCCGGCCCACCGGCGCGTACGACGCCGTCATCGTCGGCGGAGGCCACAACGGCCTCGTCGCCGCCGCCTACCTCGCCCGCGCCGGCCGCTCCGTGCTGGTGCTGGAGCGGCTGGACCACACCGGCGGGGCGGCGGTGTCCACCCGCCCGTTCACCGGGGTCGACGCCCGGCTGTCCCGGTACTCCTACCTGGTCAGCCTGCTGCCCAGGAAGATCGTCGACGACCTCGGCCTCGACGTCCGGCTGCGCACCCGCGACATCTCCTCGTACACCCCCGCCGAACGCGACGGACGCCCCACCGGGCTGCTCGTCGGCGGCGGCGAGCGGCGTACCCGCGAGGCGTTCGCCCGGCTGACCGGCTCCGACGACGAGTACCGGGCCTGGCAGCGCTTCTACGACATGACCGGCCGGGTCGCCCGCGGCGTCTTCCCGACCCTCACCGAACCCCTGCCCACCCGCGACGAACTGCGCCGCGCCGTCGGCGACGAGGAGGCCTGGCGGACCCTCTTCGAGGAACCCCTCGGCGTCGCCGTCGAGGAGCGCTTCACCGACGACCTGGTGCGCGGTGTCGTCCTCACCGACGCCCTCATCGGCACCTTCGCCGACGCCCACGACCCCACCCTGAGGCAGAACCGCTGCTTCCTCTACCACGTCATCGGCGGCGGCACCGGCGCCTGGGACGTGCCCGTCGGAGGCATGGGCGCCCTCACCGACGCGCTGGCCGGTGCCGCGCGCGCCGCCGGAGCGGTCGTCGCCACCGGCCACGAGGCGGTGCGCGTCAAGACCGACGGCCGCACGGCCGAGGTCACCCACCGCTCGGCCGGCGGCGAGGGCGTCGCCGCGGCGCGGCACGTCCTGGTCAACGCCTCCCCGCGGGAACTCGCCAGGCTCACCGGCGACACGCCCCCGCCGCCCGCCGAGGGCGCCCAGCTCAAGGTGAACATGCTGCTCGAGCGGCTGCCCCGGCTGCGCGACACCTCCGTCGACCCGCGCGAGGCGTTCGCCGGGACCTTCCACATCTCCGAGGGGTACGGGCAGCTGGCCGCCGCGTACGACCGGGCCGCCGCCGGCGAGCTGCCGTCCGCCCCGCCCTCCGAGATCTACTGCCACTCGCTCACCGACCCCACGATCCTCGGCCCGGACCTGGCCGCGCGGGGCTACCAGACGCTCACCCTTTTCGGACTGCACACCCCCGCCCGGCTGTTCGAGCGGGACAACGACGCCGTACGCGAGGAACTCCTGAAGTCGACGCTCGCCCAGCTCGACGCCCATCTGGCCGAACCGCTCGCCGACTGCCTGGCCACCGACGCCGACGGACGGCCCTGCCTGGAGGCGCGGTCCCCGCTGGACCTGGAGCGCGACCTCGGACTGCCCGGCGGCAACATCTTCCACCGCGAACTGTCCTGGCCCTACGCCCAGGAGGGCACCGGCCGCTGGGGCGTGGAGACCCGGCACGCCAACGTCCTGCTGTGCGGCGCGGGCGCGGTG